A genomic segment from Candidatus Thermoplasmatota archaeon encodes:
- a CDS encoding methylmalonyl-CoA mutase family protein has protein sequence MAAKRARPSKKAKAKPTKKPVAKPKARAAPKRASKTRSLASPEALARWEREVLEPFAKKSPERQKTFVTTSSAPIDRLYGPWDLADWDPAEKLGMPGEFPYTRGIHPTMYRGRLWTMRQFAGFGTAEETNQRFKYLLSQGQTGLSTAFDFCTLQGFDSDHSFSEGEVGKVGVAIDTMADMETLFDGIPLDDVTVSMTINGPAAMVWAMYLAAAEKRGFPLASLGGTIQNDILKEYQAQKMFIFPPAPSLRLVLDTFEFGSKQVPRWNTVSISGYHIREAGSTAVQELAFTLANGMTYVRMGKARGMDPDDFAPRLSFFFNSHNDLFEEVAKFRAARRIWADFMKNEIGAENPRSWLLRFHTQTAGVSCSAEQPEINIVRTAVQALAAVLGGTQSLHTNSFDEALALPTEKAVRIALRTQQILAHESGVANTIDPLGGSYFVEALTDQMEEDARKYFDRIEKIGGVVAGIEKGFFQKEIADASYRYVKEIERKDRVIVGVNEYRIPEPPPEILKIGPELEAKQLRRLRETKARRDAKRVETALNRLQAAQEKEGENLMPHLLEATRAYATLGELRAAMVEVFGEYREPSMF, from the coding sequence ATGGCCGCGAAGCGCGCGAGGCCCTCGAAGAAGGCGAAGGCGAAGCCGACGAAGAAGCCCGTCGCGAAGCCGAAGGCCCGCGCCGCGCCGAAGCGCGCCTCGAAGACGCGCTCGCTCGCGTCGCCCGAAGCCCTTGCACGGTGGGAGCGCGAGGTGCTCGAGCCCTTCGCGAAGAAGTCGCCCGAGCGCCAGAAGACGTTCGTCACGACGTCTTCCGCGCCCATCGACCGCCTGTACGGTCCGTGGGACCTCGCGGACTGGGACCCCGCGGAGAAGCTCGGGATGCCGGGCGAGTTCCCCTACACGCGCGGCATCCATCCCACGATGTACCGCGGCCGCCTCTGGACGATGCGGCAGTTCGCGGGCTTCGGCACCGCCGAGGAGACGAACCAGCGCTTCAAGTACCTCCTCTCGCAGGGGCAGACGGGACTCTCGACCGCGTTCGACTTCTGCACGCTCCAGGGCTTCGACTCCGACCACAGCTTCAGCGAGGGAGAGGTCGGGAAGGTCGGCGTCGCGATCGACACGATGGCCGACATGGAGACGCTCTTCGACGGCATCCCGCTCGACGACGTCACCGTCTCGATGACGATCAACGGCCCCGCCGCGATGGTGTGGGCGATGTACCTCGCCGCGGCCGAGAAGCGCGGCTTCCCGCTCGCGAGCCTCGGCGGCACCATCCAGAACGACATCCTGAAGGAATATCAGGCGCAGAAGATGTTCATCTTCCCGCCCGCGCCGAGCCTGAGGCTCGTGCTCGACACCTTCGAGTTCGGGTCGAAGCAGGTGCCGCGCTGGAACACCGTTTCGATCTCGGGCTACCACATCCGCGAGGCCGGCTCGACCGCCGTGCAGGAGCTCGCGTTCACGCTCGCGAACGGCATGACGTACGTGCGCATGGGCAAGGCGCGCGGGATGGACCCCGACGACTTCGCGCCGCGCCTGTCGTTCTTCTTCAACTCGCACAACGACCTCTTCGAGGAGGTCGCGAAGTTCCGCGCCGCGCGCCGCATCTGGGCGGACTTCATGAAGAACGAGATCGGCGCCGAGAACCCGCGCTCGTGGCTCCTGCGCTTCCACACGCAGACCGCGGGCGTCTCGTGCAGCGCCGAGCAGCCCGAGATCAACATCGTCCGCACCGCGGTGCAGGCGCTCGCGGCCGTCCTCGGCGGCACCCAGTCGCTCCACACGAACTCCTTCGACGAGGCGCTCGCGCTCCCGACGGAGAAGGCGGTCCGCATCGCGCTGCGCACCCAGCAGATCCTCGCCCACGAGTCGGGCGTCGCGAACACGATCGACCCCCTCGGCGGGTCCTACTTCGTCGAGGCCCTCACGGACCAGATGGAGGAGGACGCCCGCAAGTACTTCGACCGCATCGAGAAGATCGGCGGCGTCGTCGCGGGCATCGAGAAGGGCTTCTTCCAGAAGGAGATCGCGGACGCCTCCTACCGGTACGTGAAGGAGATCGAGCGCAAGGACCGCGTCATCGTCGGCGTGAACGAGTACCGCATCCCCGAGCCCCCGCCGGAGATCCTCAAGATCGGCCCCGAGCTCGAGGCGAAGCAGCTCCGCAGGCTCCGCGAAACGAAGGCCCGCCGCGACGCGAAGCGCGTCGAGACGGCGCTCAACCGCCTCCAGGCCGCCCAGGAGAAGGAGGGCGAGAACCTCATGCCCCACCTCCTCGAGGCCACCCGCGCCTACGCGACGCTCGGCGAGTTGCGCGCCGCGATGGTCGAGGTCTTCGGCGAGTACCGCGAGCCGAGCATGTTCTGA
- a CDS encoding CaiB/BaiF CoA-transferase family protein codes for MRPLAGLLVVDLTRLLPGPFATQLLADLGARVVKIEEPDLGDYARWMPPEVEGHGHAFTAINRGKESVALDLKDPEAQEALRRLVAMADVLVESFRPGVLARLGLAPDALLAANPRLVVASMSGYGATGPLAEAPGHDLNYQALAGIVALNGDARPLPPAAQTADMAGALYAVVAILAALRERDRSGRGRVLDLALYDAAVAVNVLALERARAGDAQRLGESELAGALPAYGVYEASDGGHVALAALEGKFWERFARAVGREDWIERHLDRSDAFRADVAAVFRTRPRDVWVDLLVGAGVPATPVLAPGEALAHPHARARGVGSPGAPLGLAPRGRAPTLGEHTEKVLREAGLEGVALDRLLARASVRASLREPI; via the coding sequence GTGCGCCCCCTCGCCGGTCTCCTCGTGGTGGACCTCACGCGGCTCCTTCCCGGGCCGTTTGCGACGCAGCTCCTCGCGGACCTCGGGGCGCGCGTCGTGAAGATCGAGGAGCCCGACCTCGGCGACTACGCGCGATGGATGCCGCCCGAGGTCGAGGGCCACGGGCACGCGTTCACCGCGATCAACCGCGGAAAGGAATCCGTCGCGCTCGACCTCAAGGATCCGGAGGCGCAGGAGGCGCTGCGGCGTCTCGTCGCGATGGCCGACGTCCTCGTCGAGTCGTTCCGCCCCGGCGTCCTCGCGCGCCTCGGTCTCGCGCCGGACGCGCTCCTCGCCGCGAACCCGCGGCTCGTCGTCGCGTCCATGAGCGGCTACGGCGCGACGGGCCCCCTCGCGGAGGCGCCGGGCCACGACCTGAACTACCAGGCGCTCGCCGGGATCGTGGCGCTGAACGGCGACGCGCGCCCGCTTCCGCCCGCGGCGCAGACGGCGGACATGGCGGGCGCGCTCTACGCGGTCGTCGCGATCCTCGCCGCGCTCCGCGAGCGCGACCGCTCGGGCCGCGGCCGTGTCCTCGACCTCGCGCTCTACGACGCGGCGGTCGCGGTGAACGTGCTCGCCCTCGAGCGCGCGCGGGCGGGCGACGCGCAGCGTCTGGGCGAAAGCGAGCTTGCGGGCGCCCTGCCCGCCTACGGGGTGTACGAGGCCTCGGACGGAGGCCACGTCGCCCTCGCGGCCCTCGAGGGCAAGTTCTGGGAGCGCTTCGCGCGCGCGGTCGGCCGGGAGGATTGGATCGAGCGCCACCTCGACCGCTCGGACGCGTTCCGCGCGGACGTCGCCGCCGTCTTCCGGACGCGGCCGCGCGACGTCTGGGTGGACCTCCTCGTGGGCGCGGGCGTCCCCGCAACCCCCGTGCTCGCGCCCGGGGAGGCGCTCGCGCACCCGCACGCGAGGGCGCGCGGCGTCGGGTCGCCCGGGGCCCCGCTCGGTCTTGCGCCGCGGGGCCGCGCCCCGACGCTCGGCGAGCACACGGAGAAGGTCCTCCGGGAGGCGGGCCTCGAGGGTGTCGCGCTCGACCGGCTCCTCGCGCGCGCGTCCGTGCGCGCGTCCCTTCGGGAACCTATTTAG
- a CDS encoding S26 family signal peptidase, with protein MARSLPPVAKDALILVGTFVVVLGGLYLYTGLWPPAVIVESGSMMHREDEVVVVPLLRSYGRVGTIDPGDLVFVKKVNGKDDVETWAMGGDVYYGKSGDVIVYYKLGNRKTTPIIHRAIAYVDVVEQSGRTYYDVKWQPGATCPGGSTRTKADTCRFGENGVSLPAAGVANYQPRRSGFITKGDNPVTNSRADQQSGLSDIVQPEWIEGKARSEVPWLGLIKLAISPDYNEPQCATSRSGFLLFEASKSSACRGWIGFGKAYAPQDLWVMLILTLGLLIGGPIAFDAARAHWQRTRGGGGAAPAVESTSTAPPPAEPPSGAPPDREP; from the coding sequence ATGGCCCGGTCCCTGCCCCCGGTGGCGAAGGACGCGCTCATCCTCGTCGGCACCTTCGTCGTCGTGCTCGGGGGTCTCTACCTCTACACGGGCCTCTGGCCGCCCGCGGTCATCGTCGAGTCGGGCTCGATGATGCACCGCGAGGACGAGGTCGTGGTGGTTCCGCTCCTGCGGTCCTACGGTCGCGTCGGCACCATCGATCCCGGGGATCTCGTCTTCGTGAAGAAGGTGAACGGGAAGGACGACGTCGAGACGTGGGCCATGGGCGGCGACGTCTACTACGGCAAATCGGGCGACGTCATCGTCTACTACAAGCTCGGCAACCGGAAGACGACGCCCATCATCCACCGCGCGATCGCGTACGTGGACGTCGTCGAGCAGTCCGGCAGGACGTACTACGACGTGAAGTGGCAGCCCGGCGCGACGTGCCCCGGAGGCTCGACGAGGACGAAGGCCGACACGTGCCGGTTCGGCGAGAACGGCGTGAGCCTTCCCGCGGCCGGCGTCGCGAACTACCAGCCGCGGCGAAGCGGTTTCATCACGAAGGGCGACAACCCCGTCACGAATTCGCGCGCCGACCAGCAGTCGGGCCTTTCCGACATCGTGCAGCCCGAATGGATCGAGGGGAAGGCGCGAAGCGAGGTCCCGTGGCTCGGCCTCATCAAGCTCGCCATCTCGCCCGACTACAACGAACCCCAGTGCGCGACGAGCCGGAGCGGCTTCCTCCTCTTCGAGGCCTCGAAGTCCTCGGCATGCCGCGGCTGGATCGGTTTCGGGAAGGCCTACGCGCCGCAGGACCTGTGGGTCATGCTCATCCTCACGCTCGGCCTCCTCATCGGCGGTCCCATCGCCTTCGACGCGGCGCGCGCCCACTGGCAGCGCACCCGCGGGGGCGGCGGCGCCGCGCCCGCCGTCGAGTCGACGTCGACCGCGCCTCCGCCCGCGGAACCGCCCTCGGGCGCTCCCCCGGATCGCGAGCCGTGA